A region of Streptomyces sp. NBC_01788 DNA encodes the following proteins:
- the nsdA gene encoding transcriptional repressor NsdA, producing the protein MSGNGGSGTSAASADKRPNELLASWFVRSGWSKGELARQVNRRARQLGANHISTDTSRVRRWLDGENPREPIPRILSELFSERFGCVVAVEDLGLRTARPTPSATGVDLPWTGPQTVALLSEFSRSDLMLARRGFLGTSLALSAGPSLIEPLQRWLVPVPPAPLAEPEPQAASRRPGRLSRPELELLETTTVMFRQWDAQCGGGLRRKAVVGQLHEVTDLLQEPQPEPTGRRLFKVAAELAELAGWMSYDVGLQPTAQKYFVLALHAAKEAGDKPLGSYVLSSMSRQMIHLGRPEDALELVHLAQYGSRDCASPRTQSMLYALEARAYANMGQPGKCKRAVRMAEDSFGDAEDWDEPDPDWIRFFSEAELYGENSHSFRDLAYVAGRSPTYASLAEPLMQKAVERFAEDHEHQRSYALNLIGMATVQLLQREPEQSTEYARQAMRVAKKVRSERVNTRIRKTVDNAVRTYGDVAEVIDLTEQLALELPETAAEAV; encoded by the coding sequence GTGAGCGGCAACGGCGGAAGCGGGACGAGCGCTGCGAGCGCGGACAAGCGCCCGAACGAGCTGCTCGCCTCGTGGTTCGTGCGCAGCGGCTGGTCCAAGGGCGAGCTGGCCCGCCAGGTCAATCGCCGCGCCCGCCAGCTGGGCGCCAACCACATCTCCACCGACACCTCGCGCGTCAGGCGCTGGCTGGACGGCGAGAACCCACGCGAGCCGATCCCCAGGATCCTCTCGGAGCTCTTCTCCGAGCGTTTCGGCTGCGTCGTCGCCGTGGAGGACCTGGGCCTGCGCACCGCACGCCCGACGCCCTCCGCCACCGGTGTCGACCTGCCCTGGACGGGCCCGCAGACCGTGGCCCTGCTCAGCGAGTTCTCGCGCAGCGACCTGATGCTGGCGCGGCGCGGCTTCCTCGGAACGTCGCTGGCGCTGTCCGCGGGCCCGTCCCTCATCGAACCGCTCCAGCGCTGGCTCGTGCCCGTGCCCCCGGCGCCCCTGGCGGAGCCCGAGCCGCAGGCCGCCTCCCGCCGCCCCGGCCGGCTCTCCCGGCCCGAGCTGGAGCTGCTGGAGACCACCACGGTGATGTTCCGGCAGTGGGACGCCCAGTGCGGCGGCGGCCTGCGCCGCAAGGCCGTCGTCGGCCAGTTGCACGAGGTGACGGACCTCCTCCAGGAGCCCCAGCCCGAACCCACCGGCCGCCGGCTGTTCAAGGTCGCCGCCGAACTCGCCGAACTGGCCGGCTGGATGAGCTACGACGTGGGACTCCAGCCCACCGCCCAGAAGTACTTCGTGCTCGCCCTGCACGCCGCCAAGGAAGCCGGCGACAAGCCGCTCGGCTCCTACGTCCTGTCCAGCATGAGCCGCCAGATGATCCACCTCGGCCGCCCCGAGGACGCCCTGGAACTCGTCCACCTCGCGCAGTACGGCAGCCGCGACTGCGCGAGCCCGCGCACCCAGTCCATGCTGTACGCGCTGGAGGCCCGCGCCTACGCCAACATGGGCCAGCCCGGCAAGTGCAAGCGCGCCGTGCGCATGGCCGAGGACTCCTTCGGTGACGCCGAGGACTGGGACGAGCCGGACCCCGACTGGATCCGCTTCTTCTCCGAGGCCGAGCTGTACGGAGAGAACTCCCACTCCTTCCGTGACCTCGCCTACGTCGCCGGCCGCAGCCCCACCTACGCCTCCCTGGCGGAGCCGCTGATGCAGAAGGCCGTGGAGCGGTTCGCCGAGGACCACGAACACCAGCGGTCGTACGCCCTGAACCTCATCGGCATGGCCACGGTGCAGCTGCTCCAGCGCGAGCCGGAGCAGAGCACCGAGTACGCGAGGCAGGCCATGAGGGTGGCCAAGAAGGTCCGCTCCGAGCGCGTGAACACCCGTATCCGCAAGACCGTCGACAACGCCGTACGCACCTACGGGGACGTCGCCGAGGTCATCGACCTGACCGAACAGCTCGCCCTCGAACTGCCCGAGACCGCCGCCGAGGCCGTCTGA
- the ftsY gene encoding signal recognition particle-docking protein FtsY, with translation METIILAVVIAVVVLGALGGLIVGSRRRKPPPPPPPSAPDITAPPAEPHVGEEAETPREEPRRTIEEVDLPGSSAPTAVEEPPVEELPAPPIEVPEPTAGRLVRLRARLSRSQNALGKGLLVLLSRENLDEDTWEEIEDTLLTADVGVQPTQELVERLRERVRVLGTRTPEELRGLLRQELLTLIGPDMDRIVKTEPATSKPGIVMVVGVNGTGKTTTTGKLARVLVADGRSVVLGAADTFRAAAADQLQTWGERVGAYTVRGPEAGDPASVAFDAVKEGKEMGADVVLIDTAGRLHTKTGLMDELGKVKRVVEKHAPLDEVLLVLDATTGQNGLVQARVFAEVVDITGIVLTKLDGTAKGGIVVAVQRELGVPVKLVGLGEGPDDLAPFEPEAFVDALIGD, from the coding sequence ATGGAAACCATCATCCTTGCTGTAGTCATCGCCGTGGTGGTGCTCGGCGCGCTCGGCGGGCTCATCGTCGGCAGCCGGCGGAGGAAGCCGCCGCCCCCGCCGCCGCCCTCGGCGCCCGACATCACCGCCCCTCCGGCCGAGCCACACGTCGGCGAGGAGGCCGAGACGCCGCGGGAGGAGCCGCGGCGGACGATCGAGGAGGTGGACCTCCCCGGCAGCTCGGCTCCCACCGCCGTCGAGGAGCCGCCCGTCGAGGAGCTCCCCGCACCCCCGATCGAGGTGCCCGAGCCCACCGCCGGCCGTCTGGTGCGGCTGCGCGCCCGCCTCTCCCGCTCGCAGAACGCCCTGGGCAAGGGCCTGCTCGTCCTGCTGTCCCGCGAGAACCTCGACGAGGACACGTGGGAGGAGATCGAGGACACGCTGCTGACCGCCGATGTCGGCGTGCAGCCCACCCAGGAACTCGTCGAGCGGCTGCGCGAGCGCGTACGCGTGCTCGGCACCCGCACGCCCGAGGAGCTGCGCGGACTGCTGCGCCAGGAGCTGCTCACGCTGATCGGGCCCGACATGGACCGCATCGTGAAGACCGAGCCGGCCACGAGCAAGCCGGGCATCGTGATGGTCGTCGGCGTCAACGGCACCGGCAAGACCACGACGACCGGCAAGCTCGCCCGCGTCCTGGTCGCCGACGGCCGCAGCGTCGTGCTGGGCGCCGCCGACACCTTCCGCGCGGCCGCCGCCGACCAGCTCCAGACCTGGGGCGAGCGGGTCGGCGCTTACACCGTGCGCGGACCGGAGGCCGGCGACCCCGCATCCGTCGCCTTCGACGCGGTGAAGGAGGGCAAGGAGATGGGCGCCGACGTGGTGCTCATCGACACCGCCGGCCGCCTGCACACCAAGACCGGCCTCATGGACGAGCTCGGCAAGGTCAAGCGCGTCGTGGAGAAGCACGCGCCGCTCGACGAGGTGCTGCTCGTGCTCGACGCGACCACCGGGCAGAACGGCCTGGTCCAGGCCCGCGTCTTCGCCGAGGTCGTCGACATCACCGGCATCGTGCTCACCAAGCTGGACGGCACGGCCAAGGGCGGCATCGTGGTCGCCGTCCAGCGCGAGCTGGGCGTGCCGGTCAAGCTGGTCGGCCTCGGGGAGGGCCCGGACGACCTGGCCCCCTTCGAACCGGAGGCCTTCGTCGACGCCCTCATCGGCGACTGA
- a CDS encoding bifunctional DNA primase/polymerase, translating into MGFTIGGMREIRSGTRRRGRSYRSSECTAVAEYTGLWGWDVVRGARAVGGACSCGRRACPAPGAHPLDFAPGIPAGATLDEATRAWRELPGAAVMLAVGRAFDAIEVAEPAGRRALARLERMGLPLGPVTATPDGRAQFLVAPGAAAELPALLYRLGWDDPGALDLRGLGPGTFLTAPPSDRGGLGPVRWLRPPALDAAKPPQARLLLGTLAYVAHRSRA; encoded by the coding sequence ATGGGCTTCACGATCGGCGGTATGCGCGAGATCCGCTCCGGTACACGGCGGCGCGGCCGGTCGTACCGCTCCTCGGAGTGCACGGCGGTGGCCGAGTACACCGGGCTGTGGGGCTGGGACGTGGTGCGGGGCGCGCGGGCCGTCGGCGGGGCCTGTTCCTGCGGCCGAAGGGCCTGCCCGGCTCCGGGGGCCCATCCACTGGACTTCGCGCCCGGGATCCCGGCCGGGGCCACGCTCGACGAGGCGACCAGGGCTTGGCGGGAGCTGCCGGGGGCCGCGGTGATGCTGGCCGTCGGCCGCGCGTTCGATGCCATCGAGGTCGCCGAGCCGGCCGGGCGCCGTGCCCTGGCCCGGCTGGAGCGGATGGGCCTGCCCCTCGGCCCGGTGACCGCCACGCCGGACGGCCGGGCCCAGTTCTTAGTCGCCCCCGGCGCCGCCGCCGAGCTGCCCGCCCTGCTCTACCGGCTGGGCTGGGACGATCCCGGCGCCCTCGACCTGCGCGGACTCGGCCCCGGTACGTTCCTCACGGCCCCGCCCTCCGACCGCGGCGGCCTCGGCCCGGTGCGCTGGCTCCGCCCACCCGCCCTGGACGCGGCCAAGCCCCCTCAGGCCCGCCTCCTCCTCGGCACCCTGGCCTACGTGGCCCACCGCTCCCGGGCGTAG
- a CDS encoding ammonium transporter, which translates to MAPAAIMLAADAPKLSSANTGFMLICSALVMLMTPGLAFFYGGMVRVKSTLNMLMMSFISLGVVTVLWVLYGFSMAFGTDRGSLIGWTSGFVGFSGIGKTELWPGSTIPVFVFAVFQLMFAVITPALISGALADRVKFSAWTLFLVLWVTVVYFPVAHWVWGPGGWAGKLGVIDFAGGTAVHINAGAAALGVILVIGKRIGFKKDPMRPHSLPLVMLGAGLLWFGWFGFNAGSWLGNDDGVGPLMFVNTQVATGTAMLAWLAYEKIRHGAFTTLGAASGAVAGLVAITPSGGSVSPLGAMAVGAVAGVLCAMAVGLKYRFGYDDSLDVVGVHMVGGVVGSLLIGFFASGKGQSAVRGLFYGGGLEQFWKQCAGVFAVLAYSLIASAVLAFLLDRTIGMRVTEDEEVSGIDQAEHAETAYDLTGAGGGVVGVATPALAAAQIKKAATRSRKVDA; encoded by the coding sequence ATGGCACCAGCCGCCATCATGCTGGCGGCGGACGCGCCCAAACTGTCGTCCGCCAACACCGGCTTCATGCTCATCTGTTCCGCCCTCGTGATGCTGATGACCCCCGGACTGGCCTTCTTCTACGGAGGCATGGTCCGGGTCAAGAGCACGCTGAACATGCTGATGATGAGCTTCATCAGCCTCGGAGTCGTCACCGTCCTGTGGGTGCTCTACGGCTTCTCGATGGCCTTCGGCACCGACCGGGGCTCCCTCATCGGCTGGACCTCCGGCTTCGTCGGCTTCAGCGGCATCGGCAAGACCGAACTGTGGCCCGGATCCACCATCCCGGTCTTCGTCTTCGCCGTCTTCCAGCTGATGTTCGCGGTCATCACCCCCGCCCTGATCAGCGGAGCCCTGGCCGACCGGGTGAAGTTCAGCGCCTGGACACTGTTCCTGGTCCTGTGGGTCACGGTCGTGTACTTCCCGGTCGCCCACTGGGTCTGGGGCCCCGGCGGCTGGGCCGGCAAGCTCGGCGTGATCGACTTCGCGGGCGGCACCGCGGTCCACATCAACGCCGGCGCGGCGGCACTCGGCGTGATCCTCGTCATCGGGAAGCGCATCGGCTTCAAGAAGGACCCGATGCGCCCGCACAGCCTCCCGCTGGTCATGCTCGGTGCGGGCCTGCTGTGGTTCGGCTGGTTCGGCTTCAACGCCGGTTCCTGGCTCGGCAACGACGACGGCGTCGGCCCGCTGATGTTCGTCAACACCCAGGTGGCCACCGGCACCGCCATGCTCGCCTGGCTCGCCTACGAGAAGATCCGGCACGGCGCGTTCACCACCCTCGGAGCCGCCTCCGGCGCGGTCGCCGGACTGGTCGCGATCACCCCGTCCGGCGGCTCCGTCTCCCCGCTCGGCGCGATGGCCGTGGGCGCCGTCGCCGGAGTCCTGTGCGCCATGGCGGTCGGCCTGAAGTACCGGTTCGGCTACGACGACTCCCTCGACGTGGTCGGCGTCCACATGGTCGGCGGCGTCGTCGGCTCCCTGCTGATCGGCTTCTTCGCCAGCGGCAAGGGCCAGTCCGCCGTCCGGGGCCTGTTCTACGGCGGTGGCCTGGAGCAGTTCTGGAAGCAGTGCGCCGGAGTCTTCGCCGTCCTCGCCTACTCCCTGATCGCCTCCGCGGTCCTCGCCTTCCTCCTGGACCGGACCATCGGCATGCGGGTCACCGAGGACGAGGAGGTCTCTGGCATCGACCAGGCCGAGCACGCCGAGACCGCCTACGACCTCACCGGAGCGGGCGGCGGAGTCGTCGGCGTCGCCACCCCGGCCCTGGCCGCCGCGCAGATCAAGAAGGCCGCCACACGGAGCAGGAAGGTGGACGCATGA
- a CDS encoding sugar porter family MFS transporter: MTTTQAPGPGARTAHPEHLGHVIFIAAAAAMGGFLFGYDSSVINGAVEAIRSRYGIGSAELAQVIAIALIGCAIGAATAGRIADRIGRIRCMRIAATLFTISAVGSALPFALWDLAFWRIVGGFAIGMASVIGPAYIAEVAPPAYRGRLGSFQQAAIVVGIAVSQLVNWGLLNAAGGNQRGRLLGLEAWQVMLGVMVVPAVLYGLLSFAIPESPRFLLSVGRRERARRILAEVEGDHIDLDARVAEIENAMKGEHRSSFKDLLGGSFLFKRIVWIGIGLSAFQQFVGINVAFYYSATLWQSVGVNPTESFLYSFTTSIINILGTLIAMIFVDRIGRRPLALIGSAGMVVGLALEAWAFSYPLVGGKLPATQGWVALIAAHVFVLFFALSWGVVVWVLLGEMFPNKLRAAALGVAASAQWIANWAITASFPSLADWNLAGTYVIYAAFAALSIPFVLKFVKETKGKALEEMG; encoded by the coding sequence GTGACCACAACGCAGGCCCCAGGCCCAGGAGCCCGGACAGCTCACCCCGAACATCTCGGGCACGTCATCTTCATCGCCGCGGCCGCCGCCATGGGCGGCTTCCTGTTCGGGTACGACAGCTCCGTCATCAACGGCGCCGTCGAAGCCATCCGGAGCCGCTACGGCATCGGATCCGCGGAACTGGCCCAGGTCATCGCCATCGCCCTGATCGGCTGCGCGATCGGCGCCGCCACCGCGGGCCGTATCGCCGACCGCATCGGCCGCATCCGCTGCATGCGGATCGCCGCGACCCTGTTCACCATCAGCGCCGTCGGCTCCGCCCTGCCGTTCGCCCTGTGGGACCTCGCCTTCTGGCGGATCGTCGGCGGCTTCGCCATCGGCATGGCCTCGGTCATCGGTCCCGCCTACATCGCCGAGGTCGCCCCGCCCGCCTACCGCGGCCGCCTCGGCTCCTTCCAGCAGGCCGCGATCGTCGTCGGCATCGCCGTCTCCCAGCTCGTCAACTGGGGACTGCTCAACGCCGCCGGCGGCAACCAGCGCGGCCGGCTGCTGGGCCTGGAGGCCTGGCAGGTCATGCTCGGCGTGATGGTCGTCCCGGCCGTCCTGTACGGACTGCTGTCCTTCGCCATCCCCGAGTCCCCGCGCTTCCTGCTCTCCGTGGGCCGCCGCGAGAGGGCCCGCCGGATCCTCGCCGAGGTCGAGGGCGACCACATCGACCTCGACGCCCGCGTGGCCGAGATCGAGAACGCCATGAAGGGCGAGCACAGGTCCAGCTTCAAGGACCTGCTCGGCGGCAGCTTCCTCTTCAAGCGGATCGTCTGGATCGGCATCGGCCTCTCCGCATTTCAGCAGTTCGTCGGCATCAACGTCGCGTTCTACTACTCCGCGACGCTGTGGCAGTCGGTCGGCGTCAACCCGACGGAGTCGTTCCTCTACTCGTTCACGACATCGATCATCAACATCCTCGGCACGTTGATCGCGATGATCTTCGTGGACCGCATCGGACGCAGGCCGCTCGCGCTCATCGGCTCGGCCGGCATGGTCGTCGGTCTCGCCCTGGAGGCCTGGGCGTTCTCGTACCCCCTGGTCGGCGGCAAGCTGCCGGCCACCCAGGGCTGGGTCGCCCTGATCGCGGCCCACGTCTTCGTCCTCTTCTTCGCCCTGTCCTGGGGTGTCGTCGTCTGGGTCCTGCTCGGCGAGATGTTCCCGAACAAGCTCCGCGCCGCCGCCCTGGGCGTGGCCGCCTCCGCGCAGTGGATCGCCAACTGGGCCATCACCGCGAGCTTCCCGTCGCTGGCCGACTGGAACCTCGCCGGGACCTATGTCATCTACGCGGCCTTCGCCGCGCTCTCCATCCCGTTCGTCCTGAAGTTCGTCAAGGAGACGAAGGGCAAGGCGCTGGAGGAGATGGGGTAG
- the smc gene encoding chromosome segregation protein SMC gives MHLKALTLRGFKSFASATTLRFEPGITCVVGPNGSGKSNVVDALSWVMGEQGAKSLRGGKMEDVIFAGTTGRPPLGRAEVSLTIDNSDGALPIEYAEVTITRIMFRNGGSEYQINGDTCRLLDIQELLSDSGIGREMHVIVGQGQLDSVLHADPMGRRAFIEEAAGVLKHRKRKEKALRKLDAMRANLARVQDLTDELRRQLKPLGRQAAVARRAAVIQADLRDARLRLLADDLVGLREALRTEVADEAALKERKEAAEQELKKALQREALLEDEVRRLVPRLQRAQQTWYELSQLAERVRGTISLADARVHSATSAPAEERRGREPEELEREAERVREQEAGLEAALEAAQRALDDTVAHRAELERELAVEERRLKDAARAIADRREGLARLAGQVNAARSRAASAQAEIERLAAARDEAQERAVHAQEEYEALKAEVDGLDAGDEELAGRHEAARTALADAEAALTAAREAVTAAERKRAATQARHDALALGLRRKDGTGALLGAKDRLTGLLGPAAALLTVTPGYETPLAAAFGAAADALAVTSPTAAADALRLLRKQDAGRAALLLAGPSPETTAAPPGPAPDHPFAAEFVRGPAELMPAVRWLLRGIVVVGTLEDAEDLVLARPELTAVTAEGDLLGAYFAQGGSAGAPSLLEVQASVDEAAAELERLAVRCEELTADQQRAAERRGRCAALVEELGERRRTADREKSAVAQQLGRLAGQARGAAGEAERSAAAAARAQEALDNALQEVGELAERLAVAEETPIEEEPDTSVRDRLAADGANARQTEMEARLQVRTHEERVRGLAGRADSLDRAARAEREARARAEQRRARLRHEAEVASAVAAGARQLLAHVEVSVARAEQERSAAEAAKARREQELTAARTEGRDLKAELDKLTDSVHRGEVLGAEKRLRIEQLETRALEEFGVEPAGLMEEYGPHQPVPPSPPAEGEQLPEDPQHPRNRPRPYARAEQEKRLKAAERAYQQLGKVNPLALEEFAALEERHQFLSEQLEDLKKTRADLLQVVKEVDERVEQVFTEAYRDTAREFEGVFGRLFPGGDGRLVLTDPDNMLTTGVDVEARPPGKKVKRLSLLSGGERSLTAVALLVSIFKARPSPFYVMDEVEAALDDTNLQRLIRIMQELQEASQLIVITHQKRTMEVADALYGVSMQGDGVSKVISQRLR, from the coding sequence GTGCACCTCAAGGCCCTGACCCTCCGCGGGTTCAAGTCGTTCGCCTCGGCGACCACGCTCCGGTTCGAACCGGGGATCACGTGCGTCGTCGGTCCGAACGGCTCGGGCAAGTCCAACGTCGTGGACGCGCTCAGCTGGGTCATGGGCGAGCAGGGGGCCAAGTCGCTGCGCGGCGGCAAGATGGAGGACGTCATCTTCGCCGGCACCACCGGGCGCCCGCCGCTCGGCCGCGCCGAGGTGTCCCTGACCATCGACAACTCCGACGGGGCCCTGCCCATCGAGTACGCCGAGGTCACCATCACGCGGATCATGTTCCGCAACGGTGGCAGCGAGTACCAGATCAACGGCGACACCTGCCGGCTGCTCGACATCCAGGAACTGCTGTCCGACTCCGGCATCGGCCGCGAGATGCACGTCATCGTCGGCCAGGGCCAGCTCGACTCCGTCCTGCACGCCGACCCCATGGGCCGCCGCGCCTTCATCGAGGAGGCCGCGGGCGTCCTCAAGCACCGCAAGCGCAAGGAGAAGGCGCTCAGGAAGCTGGACGCCATGCGGGCCAACCTCGCGCGCGTGCAGGACCTCACCGACGAACTGCGCCGCCAGCTCAAGCCGCTCGGCCGGCAGGCGGCGGTCGCGCGCAGGGCCGCGGTCATCCAGGCCGACCTGAGGGACGCGCGCCTGCGGCTCCTGGCCGACGACCTCGTCGGCCTGCGCGAGGCGCTGAGGACCGAGGTCGCCGACGAGGCGGCCCTGAAGGAACGCAAGGAAGCCGCCGAGCAGGAGCTGAAGAAGGCCCTCCAGCGCGAGGCCCTCCTCGAGGACGAGGTGCGCCGGCTCGTCCCGCGCCTCCAGCGCGCCCAGCAGACCTGGTACGAACTGTCCCAGCTCGCCGAACGCGTACGCGGCACGATCTCGCTCGCCGACGCGCGCGTGCACAGCGCCACCTCCGCGCCCGCCGAGGAGCGGCGCGGCCGCGAACCCGAGGAACTGGAACGCGAGGCCGAGCGCGTCCGCGAGCAGGAGGCAGGGCTCGAGGCGGCCCTGGAGGCGGCCCAGCGAGCCCTGGACGACACCGTCGCCCACCGCGCCGAGCTGGAGCGGGAACTGGCCGTCGAGGAGCGGCGCCTGAAGGACGCGGCCCGCGCCATCGCCGACCGTCGCGAGGGCCTGGCCCGGCTCGCCGGCCAGGTGAACGCGGCCCGTTCGCGCGCCGCCTCCGCCCAGGCCGAGATCGAGCGGCTGGCCGCCGCCAGGGACGAGGCCCAGGAACGTGCCGTCCACGCCCAGGAGGAGTACGAGGCACTCAAGGCCGAGGTCGACGGCCTCGACGCGGGCGACGAGGAACTGGCCGGGCGGCACGAGGCGGCGAGGACGGCGCTGGCCGACGCGGAGGCCGCCCTCACCGCGGCCCGCGAGGCGGTCACCGCGGCCGAACGCAAGCGGGCGGCGACCCAGGCCCGGCACGACGCCCTCGCCCTGGGCCTGCGCCGCAAGGACGGCACCGGCGCACTGCTCGGCGCGAAGGACCGCCTCACCGGCCTGCTGGGCCCCGCCGCCGCACTCCTGACGGTCACCCCCGGCTACGAGACCCCCCTGGCCGCCGCCTTCGGCGCCGCCGCCGACGCCCTGGCCGTGACCAGCCCCACCGCGGCGGCCGACGCCCTGCGCCTGCTGCGCAAACAGGACGCGGGCCGGGCCGCGCTGCTCCTCGCCGGCCCCTCACCGGAGACCACCGCGGCCCCGCCCGGCCCGGCACCGGACCACCCCTTCGCCGCCGAGTTCGTACGCGGTCCCGCCGAGCTGATGCCCGCCGTGCGGTGGCTGCTGCGGGGAATCGTCGTGGTGGGGACGCTGGAGGACGCGGAGGACCTGGTTCTCGCACGGCCGGAGCTGACCGCGGTGACCGCCGAGGGCGATCTGCTCGGGGCGTACTTCGCCCAGGGCGGCTCCGCGGGTGCGCCCAGCCTGCTGGAGGTACAGGCCTCCGTGGACGAGGCCGCCGCCGAGCTGGAGCGGCTCGCCGTGCGGTGCGAGGAGCTGACCGCGGACCAGCAGCGGGCCGCCGAGCGGCGCGGCCGGTGCGCGGCGCTGGTCGAGGAACTGGGGGAGCGGCGGCGGACCGCCGACCGGGAGAAGTCGGCTGTCGCCCAGCAACTGGGCCGGCTCGCCGGACAGGCGCGCGGCGCCGCCGGGGAGGCCGAGCGCTCGGCGGCCGCCGCCGCCCGCGCCCAGGAGGCCCTCGACAACGCCCTCCAGGAAGTGGGGGAGCTGGCAGAGCGGCTCGCCGTGGCCGAGGAGACGCCGATCGAGGAGGAGCCCGACACCTCCGTACGCGACCGGCTCGCCGCCGACGGAGCCAACGCCCGCCAGACCGAGATGGAGGCCCGCCTCCAGGTCCGTACGCACGAGGAACGGGTCAGGGGGCTGGCCGGCAGGGCCGACTCGCTGGACCGGGCCGCCCGCGCCGAACGCGAGGCACGCGCGCGTGCCGAGCAGCGGCGCGCCCGGCTGCGCCACGAGGCGGAGGTGGCCTCGGCGGTCGCCGCCGGTGCCCGGCAGCTGCTCGCCCACGTCGAGGTCTCCGTGGCCCGCGCCGAACAGGAGCGGTCCGCCGCCGAGGCCGCCAAGGCCCGTCGCGAGCAGGAGCTGACCGCCGCCCGCACCGAGGGCCGGGACCTCAAGGCCGAACTCGACAAGCTGACCGACTCGGTCCACCGGGGCGAGGTGCTCGGCGCCGAGAAGCGGCTGCGCATCGAGCAACTGGAGACCAGGGCCCTGGAGGAATTCGGGGTCGAACCGGCGGGCCTGATGGAGGAGTACGGGCCGCACCAGCCCGTACCGCCCTCGCCCCCCGCCGAGGGCGAGCAGCTCCCGGAGGACCCGCAGCACCCCCGCAACCGGCCCCGGCCCTACGCACGGGCCGAGCAGGAGAAGCGGCTGAAGGCCGCCGAGCGCGCCTACCAGCAGCTGGGCAAGGTCAACCCGCTCGCCCTGGAGGAGTTCGCGGCGCTGGAGGAACGCCATCAGTTCCTCAGCGAGCAGCTCGAGGACCTCAAGAAGACCCGCGCCGACCTGCTCCAGGTCGTCAAGGAGGTCGACGAGCGCGTCGAGCAGGTCTTCACCGAGGCCTACCGGGACACCGCCCGCGAGTTCGAGGGCGTCTTCGGCAGGCTCTTCCCGGGCGGCGACGGGCGGCTCGTACTGACCGACCCCGACAACATGCTCACCACGGGCGTGGACGTCGAGGCGCGCCCGCCGGGCAAGAAGGTCAAGCGGCTGTCCCTGCTCTCCGGCGGCGAGCGGTCGCTGACCGCCGTGGCGCTGCTCGTCTCGATCTTCAAGGCCCGTCCGAGCCCCTTCTACGTCATGGACGAGGTCGAGGCGGCCCTCGACGACACCAACCTCCAGCGGCTGATCCGGATCATGCAGGAGCTCCAGGAGGCCTCGCAGCTCATCGTGATCACGCACCAGAAGCGCACGATGGAGGTCGCCGACGCGCTCTACGGCGTCTCCATGCAGGGCGACGGCGTGTCGAAGGTCATCAGCCAGCGCCTGCGGTAG
- a CDS encoding P-II family nitrogen regulator produces the protein MKLITAVVKPHRLDEIKEALQSFGVNGLTVTEASGYGRQRGHTEVYRGAEYTVDLVPKIRIEVLVEDDEADHLIEVVVKAARTGKIGDGKVWSVPVETAVRVRTGERGPDAL, from the coding sequence ATGAAGCTCATCACCGCCGTGGTCAAGCCCCACCGGCTCGACGAGATCAAGGAGGCCCTCCAGTCGTTCGGCGTCAACGGCCTCACCGTCACCGAGGCGAGCGGCTACGGACGCCAGCGCGGCCACACCGAGGTCTACCGCGGAGCCGAGTACACCGTCGACCTGGTGCCCAAGATCCGCATCGAGGTGCTCGTCGAGGACGACGAGGCCGACCATCTGATCGAGGTCGTCGTCAAGGCCGCCCGCACGGGCAAGATCGGTGACGGCAAGGTCTGGTCCGTGCCGGTCGAGACGGCGGTCCGGGTCCGCACCGGCGAGCGCGGCCCGGACGCGCTCTGA